AAGCAGGCCAAGCATCTCAAGATCCTTGGCATTGATATCGGCCGTGCTGCTTGCTTCGATGATTTCACCGATTTCCGGTGCGCTTTCCTGTACTGACATTTCCTGATTGCTTTCTTTTTTATCCGATATTGCGGGTTTCATGCGATGTCGTCTGGCGTCTCAATAATTCGGCACCACAATGCCGATTTTTAGGGGCACGTCGCGGAAATCAAGATGGCGGTCCGGCAATTCACACAAGATTCGGCAATTTCACTGAAAGGTTGGAATCAGCTGCGACGATCACAGGGAAACTCTCGAATTTCCGTTCCGGCAAAAGCTCTGGAAAATCTCTGGCCCACCTCTGTGCATGTGCGAGTCGCATCAAACCCGGAAGACCGCCAAATTCGATCAGCGCCGGGTGGAAGATTACGGCCCGCGTGCAACCCCGGCTCAAACTCTTTGCACAGAAATATCTTATACTGATATATAAATGACACCTCTCCTAAAGTTCGCTTCCGGTGACGTCGAAATTGCCAAACTTTCTATCGCAAAAATCTCTCTCCCTGACCAAAGTTATTCTATTCCGATGACAGTCCGGATCGGAGCAATTCGAGGTGTATTATCCGCTGTGATCAACCGGTTCACAGCCATCAAAGATGATGCCCCACGATTGCTCTGCCTGATGATTGTCATTGCGTGCCTTTTTGGTGACACCCCCGCACATGCGCAGGCAGAAGATGCCAATGATCCGCTCGTCGTACGCATCCCCATGGATACGCCGTCGGACTATTGCCGCGGCGAGATCACCTGGGAATCACACCGGGAATATCACATCGATCTGTTGCGCCTCGCCCTGAAACTGAGCGGGCACAATGCCAAACTTGTGCCGGTATGCATGGATTACCCGACCGAAGAACGGCGTATTCCCATGCTCGAAGCTGCCGACCAGTTCGACACGGTTTTCTTTGGCACCAATGCAGAGCGCGAAGAAAGGCTGCTTGCGGTCTATATCCCGATTTATCTTGGCACCACCGGTTTGCGGCTGTTTATGCTCCATGAAGACGCGAAAGAACAGTTCAGTCAGGTTGAGACGCTTGACGATCTCAGGAAACTTTCCATGGGTCAGGGACTTGGATGGCCGGACAACAAGATTTTGACTGATAACGGCTTTGACGTCGTTAGCGGACGTTACAGAACGCTTCATCGCATGCTTGATGCAAGGCGATTTGATCTTTATCCACGGGCCTACTGGCAGATTGTCGGCGAATGGAACTGGATGAAGTGGGAAGCACCCGGTATCGAAATTGGTCAAAAAACGGCGCTTTATTACCCGCAGCCGATCTATTTTTTTGTCAGCCGGAAAACACCCAAGCTGCACGACATCATCGAAACCGGACTTAAGCGCGCCTTTTCGAACGGCATGATGCTGGATCTTTTGAAAACCCACCGCGATACCGCACCGTCATTCTCCCAAATTGATTTGCGTGACCTGAACATTATGCGGATCAAAAATAAACACCTGTCAGACAAATCGCGCGAAGCGATGGATAATTACAGCCTGTTTGACTAGCGCCGGGTGAGAACAGCAGACCGGAATGGCGGCAAGCCATCCCGATCCGCCTTTGATTTTCAGTTACTCGGCGGCAATCGCCATCTGATCGCCATCGAGTGCGCTGGACAGATCAGCCAGAATATCATCAATGCTTTCAAGCCCGGCCGAAAGGCGAATCAGCCCATCGGTGATCTGATATTCCGCACGTTCTTCGGCGGTGTAGGTCGAATGCGTCATGGATGCAGGATGTTGAATCAGGGTTTCGGCATCGCCCAGGCTGACCGCGCGCGTAATCATGTTAAGGCCGTTCATCAGTTTACGACCTTCATCGATACCGCCTTTAAGTTCGAACGCGATCATGCCACCAAACCGGTCCATCTGTTTTTTCGCCAGTTTATGATGCGGGTCGCTTTCAAGGCCCGGATAGTAGACTTTCTCGACCTTCGGGTGTTTGGCCAGAAAATCGGCGATCTTTTCGGCATTGTCGCAATGGCGCTCCATCCGAAGCTCAAGCGTTTTAAGCCCACGCATCACAAGGTTGGCATCCTGCGCGGAAAGCACCGCACCGGTCATATCCTTAAGCCCGACCAGACGTACCTGCGTCATGTCTTCAAGCGTTCCGATCACCGCACCGGCCATCAGATCGCCATGGCCACCCAGATATTTGGTTGCGGAATGCACAACGATATCGGCACCGAGTTCAATCGGGCGCTGCAGATATGGCGTGCAATAGGTGTTATCGACAACGACCTTGGCGCCATGCTTGTGGGCAATGTCGGAAATGGCTTCGATGTCGACCAGACGCATGTTCGG
Above is a window of Thalassospira sp. ER-Se-21-Dark DNA encoding:
- a CDS encoding methionine gamma-lyase; this encodes MSAHDKHNSAKTGFATRAIHHGYDPQSHNGALNQPVYMSSTFAFETAEQGGRFFAGDEQGFIYSRIANPTLDLLEKRLAVLEGGEAAVATASGMGAITSVFWTFIAPGDEIIVDRTLYGCTFAYFRHGLEKFGIKHTHVDLTDPAELEKAISDKTKIVYFETPANPNMRLVDIEAISDIAHKHGAKVVVDNTYCTPYLQRPIELGADIVVHSATKYLGGHGDLMAGAVIGTLEDMTQVRLVGLKDMTGAVLSAQDANLVMRGLKTLELRMERHCDNAEKIADFLAKHPKVEKVYYPGLESDPHHKLAKKQMDRFGGMIAFELKGGIDEGRKLMNGLNMITRAVSLGDAETLIQHPASMTHSTYTAEERAEYQITDGLIRLSAGLESIDDILADLSSALDGDQMAIAAE